TCTTACCCTCTACGCCGGACCTTTCGCATGTCCTTCGCCTACATCAACGGTTTCTGACTCGTCTCACAGCCGGCAGACTGTGAAAGAGAGATCCCACAACCCCGCATGCGCAACCCCTGCCGGGTATCACACGCATACGGTTTGGCCTCATCCGGTTTCGCTCGCCACTACTCCCGGAATCACGGTTGTTTTCTCTTCCTGAGGGTACTGAGATGTTTCACTTCCCCTCGTTCCCTCCACATACCCTATGTGTTCAGGTATGGGTGACAGCCCATGACGACTGCCGGGTTTCCCCATTCGGAAACCCCCGGATCAAAGCCTGGTTGACGGCTCCCCGGGGACTATCGTGGCCTCCCACGTCCTTCATCGGTTCCTGGTGCCAAGGCATCCACCGTGCGCCCTTAAAAACTTGGCCACAGATGCTCGCGTCCACTGTGCAGTTCTCAAACAACGACCAACCACCCATCACCCCGCTGAGTTCAGCGAGTGCACTGGGGCCAGCAACCGAAGACACAAGGCTTTACAGCCCGTACCTTCAGATACCCAACAGCGTGCCCGACCCGATCCCTCTTCGCTCAACGTTCCACGCCGAAGCAGTACTTGTTGTGCTGAAGAGACCGTGCCGAGTAGTCAACGTTCCACCCATGAGCAACCAGCATCAGACGTTCGCTGATGAACTGGCCTCTGGTCAGCCGAGGCTGACAAGAAGTGCTCCTTAGAAAGGAGGTGATCCAGCCGCACCTTCCGGTACGGCTACCTTGTTACGACTTCGTCCCAATCGCCAGTCCCACCTTCGACAGCTCCCTCCCACAAGGGGTTGGGCCACCGGCTTCGGGTGTTACCGACTTTCGTGACGTGACGGGCGGTGTGTACAAGGCCCGGGAACGTATTCACCGCAGCAATGCTGATCTGCGATTACTAGCAACTCCGACTTCATGGGGTCGAGTTGCAGACCCCAATCCGAACTGAGACCGGCTTTTTGAGATTCGCTCCGCCTCGCGGCATCGCAGCTCATTGTACCGGCCATTGTAGCACGTGTGCAGCCCAAGACATAAGGGGCATGATGACTTGACGTCGTCCCCACCTTCCTCCGAGTTGACCCCGGCAGTCTCCTGTGAGTCCCCATCACCCCGAAGGGCATGCTGGCAACACAGAACAAGGGTTGCGCTCGTTGCGGGACTTAACCCAACATCTCACGACACGAGCTGACGACAGCCATGCACCACCTGTCACCCGACCACAAGGGGGGCCGTATCTCTACGGCTTTCCGGGCGATGTCAAGCCTTGGTAAGGTTCTTCGCGTTGCGTCGAATTAAGCCACATGCTCCGCTGCTTGTGCGGGCCCCCGTCAATTCCTTTGAGTTTTAGCCTTGCGGCCGTACTCCCCAGGCGGGGAACTTAATGCGTTAGCTGCGGCACCGACGACGTGGAATGTCGCCAACACCTAGTTCCCAACGTTTACGGCGTGGACTACCAGGGTATCTAATCCTGTTCGCTCCCCACGCTTTCGCTCCTCAGCGTCAGTAATGGCCCAGAGATCCGCCTTCGCCACCGGTGTTCCTCCTGATATCTGCGCATTTCACCGCTACACCAGGAATTCCGATCTCCCCTACCACACTCTAGCCTGCCCGTATCGACTGCAGACCCGGGGTTAAGCCCCGGGCTTTCACAACCGACGTGACAAGCCGCCTACGAGCTCTTTACGCCCAATAATTCCGGACAACGCTCGCACCCTACGTATTACCGCGGCTGCTGGCACGTAGTTAGCCGGTGCTTCTTCTGCAGGTACCGTCACTTTCGCTTCTTCCCTGCTGAAAGAGGTTTACAACCCGAAGGCCGTCATCCCTCACGCGGCGTCGCTGCATCAGGCTTTCGCCCATTGTGCAATATTCCCCACTGCTGCCTCCCGTAGGAGTCTGGGCCGTGTCTCAGTCCCAGTGTGGCCGGTCGCCCTCTCAGGCCGGCTACCCGTCGTCGCCTTGGTAGGCCATCACCCCACCAACAAGCTGATAGGCCGCGGGCTCATCCTTCACCGCCGGAGCTTTTAACCAGGTCCCATGCGGAACCCGGTGTTATCCGGTATTAGACCCCGTTTCCAGGGCTTGTCCCAGAGTGAAGGGCAGATTGCCCACGTGTTACTCACCCGTTCGCCACTAATCCACCCCGAAAGGCTTCATCGTTCGACTTGCATGTGTTAAGCACGCCGCCAGCGTTCGTCCTGAGCCAGGATCAAACTCTCCGTGAATGTTTTCCCGTAATCGGGATCACACATCGGAAGAGCGGAACGGTCATGTCGGAATAGGACCGACCGTTCACTGCGTCCTCGCTGTGTTGCCTTGCCTTCAGTTAAGAGACAAGGTCTTTTTCAAAGGAACCACCAACCCACCAGAGGTGGGCCGGGGTATCAACATATCTGGCGTTGACTTTTGGCACGCTGTTGAGTTCTCAAGGAACGGACGCTTCCTTTGTACTCACCCTCTCGGGCTTTCCTCCGGGCGCTTCCCATTCGGTGTTCCACCACTCTATCAGGCCTTTTCGCTCTCCCTGACCACCAATTCTGCGGACATGCAGAAGCGGAATCCGGGTTAGGATCTTGGCTTATTAGAGGCCGCCGACCCCCGACTCAAAGTCGCGTTGGGGTCAGGCAGGAGTACGACAGTACAGGGTGGCAGCAGACGAGGCAAATCGTTTGTGGTGCACCCCTAGGTCCGCCAACCGGTCGCTCTCATGCGGAACCGGGACTTCTTATGACTTACCCTTCTGAACAGTACGCCGTCCTGGACAGGTAGCGACGGCGGCACACGAATCTCCACCCCCTGGGAGGCTCCCTATGACCAGCGTGACGTCCCCGCTTGCCGGACGCGCCATCGGACTCGCCGCAGTGCCGGACCCCGTGTTCTCGGGCGCGATGGTGGGCCCCGGCACCGCCATCGACCCCGTACGCGAGCCGTCTGCTGCCGTGGCTCCGGTCGACGGCATCATCGTGTCCCTGCACCCGCACGCCTTTGTCGTCGTCGACAGCGAGGGGCACGGTGTGCTGACGCACCTCGGCATCGACACCGTTCAGCTCAACGGCGAGGGCTTCGAGCTGCTCGTCAACAAGGGCGACACCGTGACGCGCGGCCAGGAGATCGTCCGGTGGGACCCGGCGGCCGTCGAGGCTGCGGGCAAGTCTCCGGTGTGCCCGATCGTGGCACTCGAGGCCACCTCGGAGTCCCTCTCCGACGTTCGTGAGGACGGCGACGTCAAGGTCGACGACGTTCTGTTCGGCTGGCAGTGACAACGGCGCCGTGCTGACGGCGCGTTGGACATCCACCGCGGCGAAACGGTTCGCCGCAACAATCGGAGACGGGTGAAATGCAGACAACGCTGCGAGGCGTCGGCGTGAGCCACGGTGTGGCAATCGGCGAGGTTCGGCACATGGGTACGGCGGTTCTGGAGCCGCCGGCCAAGCAGATTCCGGCGGAGGAGGCCGATCGCGAACAGGGGCGCGCTCGGCAGGCCGTGGAAGCTGTGGCAGCTGACCTGATTGCGCGCGGCAATCTGGCCGGTGGCGAGGCACAGCACGTGCTCGAGGCCCAGGCGATGATTGCCCAGGACCCGGAGCTCATGGTCGACGCCGACCGGCGGATCGCCGTCGGGTCCACCGCTGAGCGTGCGGTGTACGACGCGTTCTCCCACTACCGGGAGCTGCTGGCCGGCGCCGGTGAGTACATGGCGGGGCGCGTTGCGGACCTCGACGACGTACGGAACCGGATCGTGGCGCGGCTGCTCGGTGTTCCGATGCCGGGCGTGCCGGACAGCGACGAGCCTTATGTGCTCATCGCGCGGGACCTCGCTCCCGCCGACACCGCTCTGCTCGACCCCGCGCTGGTGCTGGGTTTTGTGACGGAGGAGGGCGGGCCTACCAGCCACAGCGCCATTCTGGCGCGTGCGCTCGGGGTTCCCGCCGTTGTCGCTCTGCCGGGCGCCGGTGAGATCGCCGAGGGCACGGTTGTTGCCGTCGACGGCAGCACCGGGGAGATTTTCGTCGAGCCGAGCGACGAGAAGCGCGCCGAGATGGAGGCCTCCGCGGCCGCGCGGAAGGCGGCGCTTGCCGCTTCCAGCGGGCCCGGTGCCACCTCCGACGGTCACAAGGTGCCGCTGCTCGCCAACGTCGGTGGTCCGGGCGATGTGCCTGCGGCCGTGGAGGCGGGCGCCGAGGGCGTCGGGCTCTTCCGTACCGAGTTCCTGTTCCTCGACGACTCCGCCAAGGCGCCGTCGGAGGAGAAGCAGATTGCTTCGTACCGTGCGGTGCTCGAGGCCTTCCCCGAGGGCCGAGTGGTCGTGCGGGTGCTCGATGCGGGTGCCGACAAGCCGCTGGACTTCCTGACGCCTGCCGACGAGCCCAACCCGGCTCTGGGTGTGCGCGGGCTGCGTTCGCTGCTCGAGCACCCCGACGTGCTGCGCACTCAGCTCACCGCGCTGGCCAAGGCGGCCGAGGGGCTGCCCGTGTACCTCGAGGTCATGGCGCCGATGGTGGCCGACCGGACCGACGCCAAGGCGTTCGCCGACGCGTGCCGCGAGGCCGGGCTCCAGGCGAAGTTCGGTGCGATGGTCGAGATTCCGTCTGCCGCTCTGCGGGCGCGGTCGATCCTGCAGGAGGTCGAGTTCCTGTCCCTGGGGACCAATGACCTCGCGCAGTACGCCTTCGCCGCCGACCGCCAGGTCGGTGCGGTGTCGCGGCTGCAGGACCCGTGGCAGCCTGCGCTGCTGGACCTGATCGCGATGTCGGCCGAGGCCGCTTCGGCCGAGGGCAAGAGCTGTGGTGTGTGTGGCGAGGCCGCCTCCGACCCGCTGCTCGCCTGTGTGCTGACGGGGCTCGGTGTCACCAGCCTTTCCATGGGTGCGGCTTCGATTCCGTACGTGCGGGCGACGCTCGCCAAGTACACGCTCGCCCAGTGCGAGCGTGCCGCGGCCGCCGCCCGTGCCGCGGACTCCGCCGAAGAGGCGCGTGTCGCCGCGCAGGCGGTTCTGTCCGGCGAGTAGAGGTTGGGTCCGAGGGGCTTTCCACCGCGTGCGGTGGAAAGCCCCTCAGGCTTTTTCAGTGGTGGGATTCCTCCTCGGGGAGCGGGAAGCCCGCGCAGTATTCGACGCCCGATTCGGGCGCCACCGGTTCACCTGTCTCCGCGTCGGTGCAGTACGCGTTGAAGACCTCGCCGGCGGTGAGGGGTGCCAGGTTGCCGCGGTCGAGCTTCCAGCCGTGGACCCGGTCCGGTTGTGACGGGGCGCTCGTACGGAGTACCAGACCGCCCGGGCTCTCGATGGCGATGCCTGCCGCAAGGACCGTGAGGAATGCGGCTCCCTCCGCCTGGTCCAGCCGGGCCGGTTCTCCCGGTGGACGTTCCGCGTGGAGCACCGCCAGGAGCGGTTCGTCCTCCGTGGG
The sequence above is drawn from the Streptomyces sp. NBC_01465 genome and encodes:
- a CDS encoding PTS sugar transporter subunit IIA yields the protein MTSVTSPLAGRAIGLAAVPDPVFSGAMVGPGTAIDPVREPSAAVAPVDGIIVSLHPHAFVVVDSEGHGVLTHLGIDTVQLNGEGFELLVNKGDTVTRGQEIVRWDPAAVEAAGKSPVCPIVALEATSESLSDVREDGDVKVDDVLFGWQ
- the ptsP gene encoding phosphoenolpyruvate--protein phosphotransferase — encoded protein: MQTTLRGVGVSHGVAIGEVRHMGTAVLEPPAKQIPAEEADREQGRARQAVEAVAADLIARGNLAGGEAQHVLEAQAMIAQDPELMVDADRRIAVGSTAERAVYDAFSHYRELLAGAGEYMAGRVADLDDVRNRIVARLLGVPMPGVPDSDEPYVLIARDLAPADTALLDPALVLGFVTEEGGPTSHSAILARALGVPAVVALPGAGEIAEGTVVAVDGSTGEIFVEPSDEKRAEMEASAAARKAALAASSGPGATSDGHKVPLLANVGGPGDVPAAVEAGAEGVGLFRTEFLFLDDSAKAPSEEKQIASYRAVLEAFPEGRVVVRVLDAGADKPLDFLTPADEPNPALGVRGLRSLLEHPDVLRTQLTALAKAAEGLPVYLEVMAPMVADRTDAKAFADACREAGLQAKFGAMVEIPSAALRARSILQEVEFLSLGTNDLAQYAFAADRQVGAVSRLQDPWQPALLDLIAMSAEAASAEGKSCGVCGEAASDPLLACVLTGLGVTSLSMGAASIPYVRATLAKYTLAQCERAAAAARAADSAEEARVAAQAVLSGE